The Longimicrobium sp. sequence GGATCGAGAGAGGGATCCCGCGCCATCCTCTCAAGCTGCGAGCGGGTGGCCCGGCTCCCAAAGAAGCCCTCGTCTCGGTTGGCGGCGGCGATGCGCGCCGATTCGATCCACGCACCCAGCTTCACCTGCTCCTCGCCCGCCATCTGCGGCACCAGCTTGCGCCCTTCGTCCAGCAGCGGTTCGAGGCGTTCGGGCGGCTCGCCGGCGCGGCGGGCGACTTTGTGGTAGATGCCGGAGGGCGCCGCGGCGGAGAGGCCCTCCAGGAGCATCGCGGTCTCGGTGGCGAGCTGGGCGGTGGCGGGGTCGCGCCCGCGCACGGCGAGCTCCAGGTCCACCAGGCGCACGCCCAGGCGGACGGCGCGCGCGTCGTTGGTAAGCCCGTCGCCGGCACCGCGGGTGGTGCCCCAGGGGCTCGCGTCCCACCCAGCCGGGAGCGCGTCCGCCTCGACGGCAACGAGGCCGCGGTCCGCCGCGAAGCGCGTCCACAGCCAGGGCGCGAGCGCGATCCCGGCAAGCACCGCCGCGATCGCCAGCCAGCGCGGCGAGAGCCCGCGCCGGCGCGACGGCGCGTTCTGGATCGGCGTCACCTCCGGCGCGGCGTGGGTGGACGTTTCCTCAGGCGCGTCGTGGATCGGGGTCACCTCGGGCGCAACAGGGATCGGCGTCACCCCCGGGGCGGCGCCCTCCAGCTCGGCGGTGATCGCTACCGCGTCCGCGTAGGCGTCAAAGTCGTCTTCCGATGCCGCGAGCTCGGCGAGCAGCTCGTTGCGCCGGTGCGCGTCCAGCCGCCCATCGAGGAGGGCGGCCAGGCGCTCTGCGTTCTTCATTGGGTCCGTCATCGGGTGCCCTCCACCTGCGCGTCATACCTATTGGATGGACGCGTATAGCGTTTGTCGCGCGTTTCGCTCATTCCGCCTCCAGATTGCCGAGGAGCGACCGCACTTCGTCCGGCGTGATTCCGGAGGCCTGCAGGTGCCCGCGCAACTCGTTCAGGGTCCGCTCGATGCGCCTGTACAGAGGCTTTTGGGGCAGCGCCAGGCCGCGCGCGATGTCGGCCACGCTGAGATCCTCCCAGAAGCGCATCCGCAGGATCAGCCGGTCCTCTTCGCCCAGGCGGTCGAGCGCGCGGCTCAGCGCGTCGTGGAGTTGCGTCCGCTCCGCCTCCGACTCGGCGCGCTCCGTCAGGTCGTCCGCGGAGGCGGGGCCGGGGGTGTGCTCCAGCTCGTCGGCACCCACCTGCGACGGGCGCAGAGGCGTGCGCGCCGGGAGTCGCGCGAGCATCCGCGCCAGCTCGCCCTGCGAGGCATCGGTGTCGCCGGACGTGCGGAGGACTTCCACGGCCTGATCGAGCCCGTAACCGTCGCGGCGCACCAGCGTTTCCAGGCGCACGGCAACGGGCCCTTCGCGCCGCGCCGCGGCCGAGGGACGCCAGCGGCCCCAGCGGGATACACGGTACTCACGAAAGAGCATCGACACCACGACCGTGAGGTACGTGTTCAGCGAGCTCTCGCCGCGGAACTTGCGGAGGGCGGCATACTCGTCTTCCACCAGCCTCATCCGCGCCCACGACGTGAAGTCCTCGCCCTCCGCACCGGCCAGCCCATGCCGCCGGCACAGGAGCGCACAGACGCGGTCGATCCAGGGGAGGTGTTCGAGGAAGAGGGCCTCGAGTTCCTTCCGGCTCGGCATTCGTTCCAGTGGGCTGGGTGGGTGGACGCACTTCGTCGGGGCGCGCGCTGAAGGTAGAGGGACTCCGTAGCGCGATCAATGTTCCACCAGCAGAATTTGCGCCCGCAGAACGGCTTAATACGCGCGCCGCCGCTCCCGTGTTGTCTGATGCTCGGCACGAGCGAGGTCCTCCGCCGGTCCGGCGCGGGCCGGTCAAGTGGACGCGGTGGCGCGGCCGACCCGGTTTGCCGCCGCCGCCGATGCGCGGTATCGTGCACGGCCCGCCACACCGTTCGCCACTCGCCGACCGCACTCCCGCCCGTGACTGCCACCGCCACTCCACATCCGCGCGAGGTCCTTTCCCGAGGCGAGCAGCGCTTCGAGCGGCTGCGGAACCGTGCGGGGTTCGTGGTGGCGCCGCTGGTGTTCGCGGCGTTGCTGCTGGCGCCCATGGAAGGGCTGAAGCCGGAGGCGCACCGGCTGGCCGCGGTGATGGCGGCGGTGGTGGTGCTGTGGATCACGGAGGCGCTTCCCATGCCGGCGACGGCGCTGCTGGGCGCGGCGGCGTGCGTGGTGCTGCGCGTGGCGCCCGCAAAAGAGGTGTTCGCGCCCTTTGCCGATCCGCTGATCTTCCTCTTCATCGGCTCGTTCATCCTGGCGCGGGCGATCTTTCTGCACGCGCTCGACCGGCGCGTGGCCTTCGCGGTGCTCACGATTCCTTGGATCGGGGGACGTCCCGCGCGGGTGCTGCTGGCGTTCGGGGCGGTGACGGCGGCGCTGAGCGCGTGGATGTCGAACACCGCCACCACCGCCATGATGTTCGGGATCGGGATGTCGATCCTGGGCGTGATGCACGGCACGGCGGCCGGGGGTTCTGAGATCGATCCGCGCTACGCCACGGGGCTGATGCTGATGACCAGCTTCGCCGCCTCCATCGGCGGCCTGGCGACGCCCATCGGCACGCCGCCGAACGTGATCGGCATTGGCTTCATCCGTACGCTGCTCAAGGTGGAGGTGACCTTCTTCGAGTGGATGTCGGTGGGGGTGCCGGTGGTGCTCGTGCTCTTCGCCGCGCTCTACCTGTACCTCAACTGGCTCTCGCCGGCGGGGGTGAGCACGCTGGGCGAGGGCGCGGAGCTGATCCGCCGCGAGCGCGCATCGCTGGGTCCCTGGACGCGCGGGCAGCGCTCCGTCGCCATCGCGTTCGGGGTGACGGCGGCGCTCTGGGTGGTGCCGGGGGTGTTCGCGCTCGTCGTGGGCGAGGCGAGCCCCGTCTATCGCGAGATGAACGCGCGGGTGCCGGAGGCGGTCGCGGCGCTGATAGGGGCGTTTCTCCTCTTCGTCCTACCCGGTAGCGCGCCCGGCGAGAAGGCGATCGATTGGGAGCAGGCGGTGCGGATCGACTGGGGGGTGATCCTGCTGTACGGCGGCGGTTTCGCGCTGGGAGTGCTGTCTTTCAACACCGGGCTGGCGGAGTCGGTGGGGCGGGGGATCACGCACCTTCTTCCGCTCCACGGCGACTTCGGGCTGCTGGTGGCATCCGTGATCGTGGCCGTGCTCGTGAGCGAGACGACCAGCAACACCGCCTCCGCCAACATGGTGGTGCCGGTCGTAATCTCCATCGCCACCGCGGCCGGCGTCGATCCGCTCGCCCCGGCCCTGGGCGCGACGATGGCCGCCAGCCTGGGCTTCATGCTCCCAGTCTCGACGCCGTGCAACGCGATCGTCTACGGCTCCGGCTACGTCCCGCTGATGCGGATGGTGCGGTACGGGCTGATCCTGGACGTGATCGGCGTGGTCGTGATCGTGGCGGCGGTGTCGATTCTCGCGCCGGTGTTGCGGTGAGGAAGTGCTAAGTCCTAAGTCCTAAGTCCTAAGTGCTGGACCGCAGTGCGTTAGTGCGTTAGTGCGGGAGTGCGAAGAAAGGTGGGGTCCCTCCCCCTCTGTCATCCTGAGCGACGCGCCGCACGGATCTCGCCCGCACGCGAATTTATGGCGCGGAGCGAAGGATCTACTGCGCGTAGCGAGAGGTTCGCATCGCACCCCGGGCCTCCTGCCTCGCCGGCTAGATCCTTCGATCGCCGCAACAGAAGGCCGTGCTACCCAGGCATCCGTTGGGCGGCTCTCTCAGGATGACAAAATGGGGTGGAAGGCCGAGGTGGGCAGCTGCCAATAGGCACTCAGCACTTAGCACTTAGCACTTAGCACTTAGCACTTAGCACTTTGCACTAAGCACTCACGCCCCGAACACCTATCTCGCCATACTACATGAGCTACCGTCTACAGGACCTCCTGGCGCTTCTCGACCTCGAACACATCGAGGAAAACATCTTCCGCGGGACGAACCGCGACATCGGGTCGGGGCGGGTGTTCGGGGGGCAGGTGCTGGGGCAGGCGCTGGTGGCGGCGGGAAGGACGGTAGGCGACGACCGCGTGGCGCACTCGCTCCACGGCTACTTCATCCTCCCCGGCGACCTGGGCGCGCCCATCGTGTACCTGGTCGACCGGCTGCGCGACGGGAAGAGCTTCACCACGCGGCACGTGACGGCCGTCCAGCACGGGCGCGCCATCTTCAACATGGCCGCGTCTTTCCAGGTGCCGGAGCCCGGCATCGAGCACCAGGTGGATGCGCCCGCCGTGCCCGACCCGGAGGGGCTGCCGCGCGAGCTGGACCTGGTGCGCGCCGTCGCGGACCGCATCCCCGAGCCGCTGCGGGCGATCTACACCCAGGACCGCCCCATCGACTTCCGCCCCGTGCACCCGGTGGACCCGTTTCGCCCCACGCCGCGTGACCCCGCCAAGCACGTCTGGTTCCGCGCCGTCGGCGAGATGCCGGCGGACACGCTGCGCCACCAGGCGGTGCTGGCGTACGCGTCGGACTACGGGCTGCTGGGCACGGCGCTCCTCCCCCACGGCCTCACCTTTCAGCGCCCCGAGCTCCAGGCCGCCACCCTCGACCACGCCCTCTGGTTCCACCGCCCCTTCCGCGCGGACGAATGGCTCCTCTTCTCCACCGATAGCCCCATCGCCACCGGCGCGCGCGGCTTCACGCGCGGAAGTTTGTACGACCGCGAGGGGCGGCTCGTGGCGTCCGTGGCGCAGGAGGGGCTGCTGCGGATGCGCTGACATCGCTTTTCTCGAGCCGGCTTCAGCCGCCTTCCCGTGGTTCCAGCCAGGGATTGATCCCCCGGCGCCTCCAAACCCGGCCATGTCGCCCGCATAGGTCACCTTCCCCATGCCGGGCCGCCCCGCCTCCCGCATCATTCCCCGAGAAGGTGAAGTAGGTGCAACTGTGGACTTCCGGCGACAGGAGGAAGCTGATGTATACGAGGCCGATTCACTGGATTCTGGGGTGGTCGCGCGCCGCGACCCTGCTGGTGCTCGCGTACCTGGCGGCCTGAGGGGTGGCGCGATGACCATCACACGGACGAGGCTCGCGATCGGGCTGCTGGCGCTGAGCGCGTCGGGGTGCGCGACGACGAGGATGGCGATGCCGCCCACCCTGGCGGCGGCGCCGGAGTGGAGCGTGCGGCCGCGCAACCAGTGGCGCGCCGACGGGCCGTTGCGCGTGGGGCCGTTCGAGGCACACCGCATCGACCGCCACGGCATCCGCCAGCGCGGCGGCATCGTGGACGCGCTCAAGGGGAAGACCGAGTTCCAGCAGCGCTACGAGTTCATGCTGCGCGACACCGCCGCGGCGGGCGACCTGTGGGCGGTGCGCTGCGACAACCGCGACATCGAGCGCGGCTTCAAGCTCGGCAGCGTGGAGCTGTCGCTGGACGACCGTACCTCGCTCGAATGCTCGCTCCAGCCGCCGGGCGAACCGTCCCGGGCGTGGACGCTGCGCATCGTCGGGGCGGGCGATGGGGCTCCCGGTGGCACCCTGCGCCGCGACGAGGTGAGCTACGAGATCGAGGGAGAGAACCCTCCCGGCGGGCAGACGGACTGCTGCGGTGCGCTGGGATACGTCCTGCGGCGCGAGGGGCGGGTGATCGGAGCGGTGGAGCAGGTCAACTGGGGAAGCGTGCGCGTGGCCCCCGAGGTCGGGCGCGACGAGGGGAGCCTGCTGGCGGCCACGGCGGTCGCGCTCATCCTGCAGTCGAAGCTGATCCAGGAATCCTGAGTCCGTCGTCGTGTACTAGCCGCGGGCCGCGGTGCTGAAGGAGAGCGCGATCTCTCCCGATAGCACCGCGGCTCGCATCACGTTGGAAGACATCGTCACCTTCGCGCGGCTGGCTCTACTCGCATGGACGCCACCACGTCGCCCTCCATGATGCCATCTACCACGTCCATCCCCTCCACCACCTGGGCGAAGACGGAGTAGTCGCGGACCAGGCGGGGATTGTCCTTGAGGTTGATGAACCACTGCGCGTCGCCCGTGTCGTGGCCGCGCGTGCTCATCCCCACGGAACCGCGGGGGTGGGCCACCGTCGCGAGCTCGTCGCGAAGATAGCGCGGGTGGCCGACGTACTCGTTCGTCCCGGGGCCGCCGCCCTGTACCACGAAGTCCGGCTCCACGCGGTGCCAGTTGCCGCCATCGTAATAGCCGGCGCGCACCAGCGCGAGCACGCGTGCAGCCATGATGGGCGCCACGTCGCCGCGCAGCCGCACCACGAACGACCCGCCGCCCGCGTCGCGCGACATCGCAACGCGGACGCGCACCTCCTTACCCAACGCCAGCGCGACCGCATCCGGCGGGAGATCGACCTGCGGCCCGGGCGGGCGGTCGTCGCTCGCGGGGCGTCCGGCTGCTTCGAGGAGCGCCACGCGTACGTCGCGCTCGGAGTCGTTCGCGCGGCGCACCCAGCGCTCGAACAGGGAGTCGGCGGCCGCGCGTGTTGCGGGTGCGGGAGAACCCTTCAGCGCGATGGCGGCGGCGCGGACGGCCTGCGCCTGGTCCCCGTGTAGGGCGGCCAGGTACACGTCGTCCGCCGCGTGGCCCGCCAGCTTCGAGAGCGCGTCGATCGCCGCCTCCTGCACGTTGCCGTCGCGGTCGCGCGCGAGGGTGCGCAGGCGTGGCGTGTCGGCGAGTGCGGCGGCGGCGCGGGCGGCGTACAGGCGAACGTGCCAGTCGGGATGCGTGGCGAGACGGCCGAGCCGCGTGCGCGCCTGCTCCGGGGCGACGCGCGCGAGCGCGACCGCCGCGTGCGCACCCGCATGCCACGAGACCCCGCCCGCCGCGCGCCGGCGCGTGTCCGCGGGGAGCGCGTCCACCCATCTCGCCAGCACGCGCACGAAGGCGGAATCGGCGCCGCACGACGGCGCCGCCACGCCGGCCGCCCGCAGGCGCACGTGCCATACGGAGTCTGCCAGCGCCGTTCGCAGCGCCGCGCAGTCCGCGCCTCGAGTGGCGAGCGCGCGGTAGCGGAGGCGCCATGCCGGCTCCGGCCAGGCGCGGGGCGCGGCCATCGGCGGCAGCGAATCGCGCGCGGCGAACAGCGGATCGCGGATGCGACCGAGCGCCCGGTGCGCGATCAGCCGCACGCGCGGGTCGGCGTGCCGCAGCCCGATCGCGATCTCCGCGGCCGCCGAGTCACGCCGGTCCTCCGCCACCAGGATCCGGCCGACGAGGGCCGAGTCGGCGCGCGTCTGCGCCCGCGCCGCGGCGGGTACCAGCAGCAGGAACAGAATCCAGAGTTTCCTCATGCCTCACGCGCGTCCGAGTGGAGGTTGGGGCCGTTGCTCGCGCCGCTGTAGTTAATACCTCTCGAAAGAGGAGTCCAGTAGCGCGGAGTGCGGTGCGGCGCGGTCTCTGCAACGCAGGTAGCCATCGCGAGACGAGTTACCCGAGCCGAGCCCATGAGACGAGCCGTCCCCTGCATCGCCGTCCTGATCCTCACCACGCTGGCGGCGGGGTGCAGGGACGCGGGCGGGCCGCGCGAAGTGCGGGAGGAGCCGCCCGGCATCGTGGAGCGCGCCCTCACGCCCAGCCCCACGCCCATTCCGGACTCCGCCCTCGCGCTGGCGGCGCAGATGGTGAAGAACCGCGTGGAGCGCGAATGGTTTCCCGGCGCGGCGCTGGCCCTCGGCAACCGCGCGCTGATCCAGGGGGTGGAGGCGTTCGGGAAGCTCACCTGGGACGAGGACGCGCCCGCCGTGAGCGCGGACTCCACGCTCTTCGACCTCGCCTCGCTCACCAAGGTGGTCGCCACGACGGCGGCGGTGATGGCGCTGGTGGAGGATGGAAGGCTCACGCTGGATGACCCCGTGCGCCGCTGGGTGCCCCAGTTCTCCGGGGGCGACAAGGACAGCGTGACCGTGCGCATGCTGCTGACGCACACGGGCGGGGTGCGCGCGGGGGCGAGCGACATCGCCAGCGAGGTGCCGGGCGACGTGCGGCGCTACCTCATCACCCGCCCGCTCGCCCTGAAGCCCGGCGAGGACGTCCTGTACTCCGACATCGGCTTCGTCATCCTGTTCATCGTGGCCCAGCGCGCGGCGGACGAGCCCCTGCCGGCCTACCTCAAGCGCCGCGTGTGGGGTCCGCTGGGGATGGCATCCACCCGGATGGGCGTGCCCACGCCGTGCGCGAAGTGCGCGCCGACGCTGCACCTGGAGGAGATGGACGGCCCCTACACCGGCGGCTCCTACGACGAGGTGGGGCGGCGGCTGGACGGGGTGGCGGGGAACGCGGGGGCGTTCAGCACGGCGCACGACCTGGCGCGCTTCGCCGCGATGATGGCCAACGAGGGGCGGCTGGGAAACGTGCGCATCTTCCAGAAGCGCACCGTCCGCGAGTTCGTCGTGCCGCAGCCCGGCGCGGGGACGCGGGCGCTGGGATGGGAGGTGTACTGCCGCGAGGGCGTGGTACCCGACCACGCGACGTGCAAGGACATCCTCGCCTTCGGCCACACGGGTGCGACCGGCACATCGCTCTGGATCGAGCCGAGCGGGCGAAGCTGGGTGGTGCTCCTCAGCAACCGCACCTACATTCCCAAGCAGCCCGACGAGGACATGCAGATGTTCCGGCGCCGGCTGTTCCGGGCGATCCTGCCCGGCGAGTAGGCGCGCGTCTCTTTTGGGACGCCGCGTGTAACGAAGTCACCGCCGCGGCGCGTTGCGGAGGAAAAACGGTCGTGCGCTTGCGCATCGGCCCTCCGTATCGTATGCATGGCGACGTGCAGCGAAGCACGCCTGCAGCGGGGTCTTTCAGAGCCCCGAAAGCGGTTTCTGTGCTGTTTCCGGCGCGTGCGGAGCGAGCCGCGCCCGCCGTTAGTCGTTCCAACGGATGCGAGGGTGTCCGCGACGAGAGCCGCGGAGAGGTGCCCGAGCCCTTCCGCCAAGACTCAGCCGCTCCGACGTGCGGCTATACCGTCCCTTTCCCGCCTAACCGTTAACATCGCGGAAGGGCCTCACCACCCAGAGCGACGACCATGGAAAGCACCCTGTCCTATCCCAAAGACGCGCCGCCGCTGGAGCTGGGCGCGGACGACGTCCTCCGCGTTCCGGAGCGCTGCCCGCACAACGGCCCCGCGCGCCTGGCCAAGACGGTGCGCGCATCGGAGCCGCCGGAGAGCCGCTGGCGGACGATGGTGGACTACGCGTGCAGCTTCGGCTGCCACATCGTCCACGAGGGGCCGGTGTGGCCTGAAGTGGTGCGCACGGAAGAGGCGGGGCGGAGGCTGGCGATCCTGGGCTAGACAGTACGGAAGGCCTCACGCGGAGACGCGGAGACGCGAAGAAGGACAAAGAGCCGTCCAGTGGCAGTTCTCTCTCTGCGTCTCCGCGCCTCCGCGTGAGCCAATTAGGATGACGGTGACACGAAGAAGCCCGGCGGCCGAAGTGCGGCTGCCGGGCTTCGTCTGTTTGTAAGCTATGCTTCGGAGGGCGGCGGGCCGTCGCCCATGAGGACTTCGATCTCGGCGGCGGCGTGCTGCAGGATGCCGCGGGCGGCCATCACCAGCTCGCACCCCTCGCGATAGAGGCGCATGTGGTCCTCGAGCTCCAGGTCGTCGCGGTCCATCTCGCGGCGGATCAGCTCCAGGCGCCGCAGGACGGTTCCCAGGCGCGGGGGCTCGCCGGCGGGCGGGGTGAGGGTGAACTCCTCGATCTCGGGCACGGAAACTCCTTAAGTGCTAAGTGCTAAGTCCTAAGTGCTAAAGTGCTGTTACTTAGCACTTGGCACTCAGCACTTAGCACTTCTGTTATTCCACCCTTACGATCAGCTCGCCGCGCGCCAGGCGGGCGCGGAGGCGCTGGCCGGGGGCGGCGTCTTCGGGGGCGCGGATGACGCGGCCGGTGGATTCGTCGCTCAGGAGCGAGTAGCCGCGGGCCAGGACCTTGAGCGGGCTGCGGGCCTCCAGCGCTTCGGCGGCGGCGGCGAGGTCGCGGCCCAGTGCGTCCATGCGGCGCAGGAGGCCGGCGCCCAACTCCGCGTCCAGGCGGTCGACAGTTTCTCCCGCGCGGTGGACGGCGCCGCGCGGATGGCGCGCTTCGAGGGCCTCGGCCGATGCGTCGACGGTCTGGTGGAGGGCCTCCACGCGGCGCGTGAGGGAGGCGCGCAGGTCGCTCTCCAGCCACTCCACGCGCTCGGCGCTCTGCTGCAGGACGCGGCGCGGGGAGCGCGCTTCAAGGTACGCCTCGGCGCCGTCGATGCGGGTGCGGAGGAGCTGGAGGCGGCCCAGCCCCGCGCGGCGCACTTCGCTCTCGGTGCGGGCGACGGCCTGCGCGTGCGAGCGGAGCAGGCGGCGCACGGGGACCGAGGCGGCGCGGGGGAAGTCGTCCAGCGCGGCCATGATGTCGCGCCCTTCCGGCACCGCGCGCTCTGCGCCGGCGGTGGGGGTGGCGGCGCGCACGTCGGCCACCAGGTCCGCGATGGTGTGGTCGGTCTCGTGCCCCACGGCCGAGATCACCGGGAAGGGGCAGGCGGCGATGGCGCGCGCCACCTCCTCCAGGTTGTAGGCCCAGAGCGACTCCTTGCTCCCGCCCCCGCGCGCCACGATCACCACGTCCACCTGCGTCTGCCCCGGCCCATCGCCGAAGCGGCGCAGGGCGGCCGCGATCTCCGGCGCCGCGCCCGCGCCCTCCACCGAGCAGTGCGACACGTACGCCGTCACCCACCACGCCTTGCGGCGCAGCGCGCGGTGCATGTCGTGCAGCGCCGCGCTCTGCGCCGAGGTCACGATGCCGATGCGGTCCGGCACCGCGGGAAGCGGGCGCTTGCGGCTCTCGTCCAGCAACCCCTCCTGGCGCAGCGTGCGCACCAGCCGGTCGTACGCGAGCTGCCAGAGCCCCTCCATTCCCGTGGTCGCCAGGCGCTGGACGGTGAACTGGAACTGGCCCTTCTTCGCGTAGATCCCCACCTGGCCGAAGACGCACACCTCCATCCCGTTCTCCGGCAGCGCGGGTAGGGCGCGCGCCGCGTCGGCGAAGAGGACGCACTGGATCTCCGCCCGGTCGTCCTTGAGGGTGAAGTAGCAGTGCCCGCTGGCGTACCGCTTCCACCCCGAGATCTCGCCGCGCACCCAGAGGTTGCCCGCGGCTTCGCGCAGCACCTTGTCGCTGCTCTTCACGAGCGCGCTCACGGTGCACGCGCTCTCCACCGTGCTCCCCGGACGGGCGGGGCGCACGGGCTCGGCGCTGAGGAGGGTCCGCTGGAGCATCGGTTTCCGGGGTGTCGGTGGATGCGGCACCCAAAGGTATCTAGAGAGCACACCCGGAACAACCGTGTCCACTCCGGAGCGGTGCCGTGTGCGTAAGTTCGTGCTGCGTATCGGGTAGCGCCGCTCTGTACTGCTCGTGGCCCCAGCGGGTCGATCATGATCTCACGCAGAGGCGCAGAGACGCGGAGAGACAGCAGAAACAGCCTCACACAGAGCACACAGAGGGAACTGCAAGCCACAGAGAAAACCTTTGATGTTCTTCCTCTGTGGCTCTGTGTCTCTGTGTGAGCCATGCAGTTGCGGTTCTCTC is a genomic window containing:
- the xseA gene encoding exodeoxyribonuclease VII large subunit produces the protein MLQRTLLSAEPVRPARPGSTVESACTVSALVKSSDKVLREAAGNLWVRGEISGWKRYASGHCYFTLKDDRAEIQCVLFADAARALPALPENGMEVCVFGQVGIYAKKGQFQFTVQRLATTGMEGLWQLAYDRLVRTLRQEGLLDESRKRPLPAVPDRIGIVTSAQSAALHDMHRALRRKAWWVTAYVSHCSVEGAGAAPEIAAALRRFGDGPGQTQVDVVIVARGGGSKESLWAYNLEEVARAIAACPFPVISAVGHETDHTIADLVADVRAATPTAGAERAVPEGRDIMAALDDFPRAASVPVRRLLRSHAQAVARTESEVRRAGLGRLQLLRTRIDGAEAYLEARSPRRVLQQSAERVEWLESDLRASLTRRVEALHQTVDASAEALEARHPRGAVHRAGETVDRLDAELGAGLLRRMDALGRDLAAAAEALEARSPLKVLARGYSLLSDESTGRVIRAPEDAAPGQRLRARLARGELIVRVE
- a CDS encoding DASS family sodium-coupled anion symporter, which gives rise to MTATATPHPREVLSRGEQRFERLRNRAGFVVAPLVFAALLLAPMEGLKPEAHRLAAVMAAVVVLWITEALPMPATALLGAAACVVLRVAPAKEVFAPFADPLIFLFIGSFILARAIFLHALDRRVAFAVLTIPWIGGRPARVLLAFGAVTAALSAWMSNTATTAMMFGIGMSILGVMHGTAAGGSEIDPRYATGLMLMTSFAASIGGLATPIGTPPNVIGIGFIRTLLKVEVTFFEWMSVGVPVVLVLFAALYLYLNWLSPAGVSTLGEGAELIRRERASLGPWTRGQRSVAIAFGVTAALWVVPGVFALVVGEASPVYREMNARVPEAVAALIGAFLLFVLPGSAPGEKAIDWEQAVRIDWGVILLYGGGFALGVLSFNTGLAESVGRGITHLLPLHGDFGLLVASVIVAVLVSETTSNTASANMVVPVVISIATAAGVDPLAPALGATMAASLGFMLPVSTPCNAIVYGSGYVPLMRMVRYGLILDVIGVVVIVAAVSILAPVLR
- a CDS encoding sigma-70 family RNA polymerase sigma factor, whose translation is MPSRKELEALFLEHLPWIDRVCALLCRRHGLAGAEGEDFTSWARMRLVEDEYAALRKFRGESSLNTYLTVVVSMLFREYRVSRWGRWRPSAAARREGPVAVRLETLVRRDGYGLDQAVEVLRTSGDTDASQGELARMLARLPARTPLRPSQVGADELEHTPGPASADDLTERAESEAERTQLHDALSRALDRLGEEDRLILRMRFWEDLSVADIARGLALPQKPLYRRIERTLNELRGHLQASGITPDEVRSLLGNLEAE
- the tesB gene encoding acyl-CoA thioesterase II, with protein sequence MSYRLQDLLALLDLEHIEENIFRGTNRDIGSGRVFGGQVLGQALVAAGRTVGDDRVAHSLHGYFILPGDLGAPIVYLVDRLRDGKSFTTRHVTAVQHGRAIFNMAASFQVPEPGIEHQVDAPAVPDPEGLPRELDLVRAVADRIPEPLRAIYTQDRPIDFRPVHPVDPFRPTPRDPAKHVWFRAVGEMPADTLRHQAVLAYASDYGLLGTALLPHGLTFQRPELQAATLDHALWFHRPFRADEWLLFSTDSPIATGARGFTRGSLYDREGRLVASVAQEGLLRMR
- the xseB gene encoding exodeoxyribonuclease VII small subunit, whose translation is MPEIEEFTLTPPAGEPPRLGTVLRRLELIRREMDRDDLELEDHMRLYREGCELVMAARGILQHAAAEIEVLMGDGPPPSEA
- a CDS encoding serine hydrolase domain-containing protein, whose product is MRRAVPCIAVLILTTLAAGCRDAGGPREVREEPPGIVERALTPSPTPIPDSALALAAQMVKNRVEREWFPGAALALGNRALIQGVEAFGKLTWDEDAPAVSADSTLFDLASLTKVVATTAAVMALVEDGRLTLDDPVRRWVPQFSGGDKDSVTVRMLLTHTGGVRAGASDIASEVPGDVRRYLITRPLALKPGEDVLYSDIGFVILFIVAQRAADEPLPAYLKRRVWGPLGMASTRMGVPTPCAKCAPTLHLEEMDGPYTGGSYDEVGRRLDGVAGNAGAFSTAHDLARFAAMMANEGRLGNVRIFQKRTVREFVVPQPGAGTRALGWEVYCREGVVPDHATCKDILAFGHTGATGTSLWIEPSGRSWVVLLSNRTYIPKQPDEDMQMFRRRLFRAILPGE
- a CDS encoding peptidylprolyl isomerase, whose amino-acid sequence is MRKLWILFLLLVPAAARAQTRADSALVGRILVAEDRRDSAAAEIAIGLRHADPRVRLIAHRALGRIRDPLFAARDSLPPMAAPRAWPEPAWRLRYRALATRGADCAALRTALADSVWHVRLRAAGVAAPSCGADSAFVRVLARWVDALPADTRRRAAGGVSWHAGAHAAVALARVAPEQARTRLGRLATHPDWHVRLYAARAAAALADTPRLRTLARDRDGNVQEAAIDALSKLAGHAADDVYLAALHGDQAQAVRAAAIALKGSPAPATRAAADSLFERWVRRANDSERDVRVALLEAAGRPASDDRPPGPQVDLPPDAVALALGKEVRVRVAMSRDAGGGSFVVRLRGDVAPIMAARVLALVRAGYYDGGNWHRVEPDFVVQGGGPGTNEYVGHPRYLRDELATVAHPRGSVGMSTRGHDTGDAQWFINLKDNPRLVRDYSVFAQVVEGMDVVDGIMEGDVVASMRVEPAARR